Proteins from one Telopea speciosissima isolate NSW1024214 ecotype Mountain lineage chromosome 1, Tspe_v1, whole genome shotgun sequence genomic window:
- the LOC122647387 gene encoding UDP-glucuronic acid decarboxylase 6 produces MAKEASNGEHKPKPPPTPSPLRNSKFFQSNMRILVTGGAGFIGSHLVDRLMENEKNEVIVADNYFTGSKDNLRKWIGHPRFEIIRHDVTEPLLVEVDKIYHLACPASPIFYKHNPVKTIKTNVIGTLNMLGLAKRVGARILLTSTSEVYGDPLEHPQTESYWGNVNPIGVRSCYDEGKRVAETLMFDYHRQHGIEIRIARIFNTYGPRMNIDDGRVVSNFIAQALRGEPLTVQAPGTQTRSFCYVSDMVDGLIRLMEGANTGPINLGNPGEFTMMELAETVKELIDPNVKVTVVENTPDDPRQRKPDITKAKELLGWEPKITLREGLPLMEEDFRSRLGVPKK; encoded by the exons ACTCCATCTCCTTTGCGGAACTCCAAATTTTTTCAG TCTAATATGAGAATTTTGGTAACTGGAGGTGCTGGATTCATTGGCTCTCACCTCGTGGATAGATTGatggaaaatgagaaaaatgag GTAATTGTTGCTGATAACTACTTCACTGGCTCAAAGGACAACCTAAGGAAATGGATTGGCCATCCTAGATTTGAGATTATTCGCCATG ATGTCACGGAACCATTATTGGTTGAGGTTGATAAGATATACCATCTTGCTTGCCCTGCTTCCCCAATTTTTTACAAACACAATCCTGTAAAG acaataaaaacaaatgtGATTGGCACATTGAACATGTTGGGACTCGCCAAGCGCGTTGGAGCGAG GATTTTGCTGACTTCAACTTCTGAGGTTTATGGAGATCCTCTTGAGCACCCACAGACAGAATCATATTGGGGCAATGTTAACCCAATTG GAGTCAGGAGTTGCTATGATGAGGGGAAACGTGTAGCAGAGACTTTGATGTTTGATTATCATCGGCAACATGGGATAG AAATACGCATTGCTAGGATCTTTAATACGTATGGGCCTCGCATGAATATTGATGATGGGCGTGTTGTCAGCAATTTCATAGCTCAAGCACTTCG AGGTGAACCCTTGACAGTTCAAGCGCCAGGAACACAGACACGAAGTTTCTGTTATGTATCTGATATG GTTGATGGTCTTATCCGACTCATGGAAGGAGCTAACACTGGGCCGATCAACTTAGGGAACCCAG GTGAATTTACAATGATGGAACTCGCAGAGACAGTGAAGGAG CTAATTGATCCCAATGTCAAGGTGACAGTTGTGGAGAACACTCCCGATGATCCACGCCAGCGGAAACCAGACATTACAAAGGCAAAAGAGTTGCTTGGCTGGGAACCCAAGATTACATTGCGCGAGGGCCTGCCCCTCATGGAAGAGGATTTCCGGAGTAGGCTTGGAGTTCCCAAAAAGTAG